A stretch of the Candidatus Bathyarchaeota archaeon genome encodes the following:
- a CDS encoding amidohydrolase, whose translation MSSDLKQRAVDWIEKNSGLVIEAHMKYWEWAEVGLQELKTGTHMADTLEDHGFTVERRVAGMPSAFVATYGSGNPVIGMMGELDALPSISNKPVPYRDPLVKGGPGHGCGHNSYAATALWASLALKTVMVEKNLLGTIKCFGCPAEETLVGKVFMVRDGFFDGLDACLGHHPGNMNTSGLRSGNAMNSVKFEFFGKASHAAGSPEQGISAMDAVELMNIGVNYMREHIVQEARIHYIVEDGGVQPNVVPPYARTWYYVRAPRRDLVDRYYARLCKMADGADQMAQTTHHVKFLTGVHNGIPKQAPC comes from the coding sequence ATGTCAAGTGATCTGAAACAAAGAGCTGTTGATTGGATTGAGAAGAATAGCGGGCTCGTCATCGAAGCTCATATGAAGTATTGGGAATGGGCGGAGGTTGGACTCCAGGAGCTTAAGACTGGGACGCACATGGCGGACACCTTGGAGGATCACGGCTTCACAGTGGAACGGAGGGTCGCTGGGATGCCCAGTGCCTTCGTCGCGACCTACGGCTCTGGAAATCCAGTCATCGGGATGATGGGAGAACTCGACGCTCTCCCAAGCATATCCAACAAACCCGTCCCATACCGGGATCCTCTGGTCAAAGGGGGCCCAGGACATGGCTGTGGGCACAATAGCTATGCTGCTACGGCCCTCTGGGCAAGCCTCGCGTTGAAAACGGTGATGGTGGAAAAGAACCTCCTCGGCACTATCAAGTGCTTTGGCTGCCCTGCAGAGGAGACCTTGGTAGGGAAAGTCTTCATGGTCAGGGACGGCTTCTTTGACGGCCTGGACGCATGCCTTGGTCATCACCCTGGGAACATGAACACGTCAGGACTTAGGAGCGGAAACGCGATGAATTCTGTAAAGTTCGAGTTCTTTGGGAAGGCGAGTCATGCTGCCGGGAGCCCCGAGCAGGGTATTAGCGCTATGGACGCAGTGGAGCTCATGAATATCGGGGTCAACTACATGCGGGAGCACATTGTCCAGGAGGCCAGAATCCACTATATCGTCGAGGACGGCGGGGTGCAGCCTAACGTTGTACCCCCCTATGCTAGGACATGGTATTACGTGAGGGCTCCCCGCCGAGACCTTGTTGACAGATATTACGCAAGACTTTGCAAGATGGCTGATGGGGCAGACCAGATGGCGCAAACTACCCACCATGTGAAGTTTCTCACTGGGGTCCATAACGGGATCCCCAAACAGGCCCCTTGCTGA